One Hevea brasiliensis isolate MT/VB/25A 57/8 chromosome 5, ASM3005281v1, whole genome shotgun sequence genomic region harbors:
- the LOC110667708 gene encoding uncharacterized protein LOC110667708 isoform X2 translates to MFYLPMIPCCLGEHEERKLIPLAPSSDDTLKHQDIKSSILFSKCTPHQLKRDILSSLAMSEMSNTERYLGIPAFWGKSKTQVLEFIKNRVKTKTQAWKQNLLSQAGREVMIKSVLNVISAYAMAIIKFPKSLCFQLNRIASSFRWGRKAEDKKFCWVSWQRASYPKYMGGMGFRDFEKFNLACLAKQGWHLLTDPDSQWARFIKAEMVRRQALFPGDSEFQQLLHVFRLLGTPTEKQWPGVTSLRDWHVYPQWEPQNLARAVPSLGPEGVDLLSKMLKYDPAERISAKVAMDHPYFDNLDKSQF, encoded by the exons ATGTTCTATTTGCCGATGATACCTTGTTGTTTGGGCGAGCATGAAGAACGGAAGCTAATACCATTAGCACCATCATCAGACGATACACTGAAGCATCAGGACATAAAGTCTAGTATCCTTTTCAGTAAATGCACCCCTCACCAGTTGAAACGGGACATTCTTTCCTCTCTAGCAATGTCTGAAATGAGCAATACTGAAAGGTATCTTGGGATTCCTGCTTTTTGGGGAAAATCAAAAACTCAGGTGTTGGAGTTCATAAAGAATCGGGTGAAGACAAAAACGCAAGCTTGGAAACAAAACTTACTCTCGCAAGCAGGAAGGGAAGTGATGATTAAATCTGTGTTAAATGTCATTTCGGCTTATGCAATGGCAATCATTAAGTTCCCAAAGAGTTTGTGTTTTCAGCTTAATAGAATAGCTTCCTCTTTCCGGTGGGGGAGAAAAGCAGAGGACAAGAAATTTTGTTGGGTGAGTTGGCAGAGGGCTTCTTATCCAAAGTACATGGGAGGCATGGGTTTTCGGGATTTTGAGAAATTCAATTTGGCATGTCTTGCAAAACAAGGGTGGCATCTTCTAACAGACCCAGATAGTCAATGGGCCAGATTTATTAAAG CTGAAATGGTCAGAAGGCAAGCTCTGTTTCCTGGTGACTCTGAGTTTCAACAGTTGCTTCATGTTTTCAG ATTGTTGGGAACGCCAACTGAAAAGCAATGGCCAGGAGTAACTTCTCTGCGTGATTGGCATGTCTATCCACAATGGGAGCCCCAAAACCTGGCGCGCGCTGTTCCGTCACTGGGACCTGAGGGTGTTGACCTTCTATCG AAGATGCTTAAATATGATCCAGCTGAAAGGATATCAGCCAAAGTGGCTATGGATCATCCCTATTTTGACAATCTTGACAAGTCTCAATTTTAA
- the LOC110667708 gene encoding cyclin-dependent kinase B1-2 isoform X1 encodes MDKYEKLEKVGEGTYGKVYKAKDKTTGQLVALKKTRLEMDEEGIPPTALREVSLLQMLSQSLYVVRLLSVEYVDANASAAADDDKDNSISKSNLYLVFEYLDTDLKKFIDSHRKCANPRPLSPGIIQSFLFQLCKGVAHCHSHGVLHRDLKPQNLLIDQDKGVLKIADLGLGRAFTVPLKSYTHEIVTLWYRAPEVLLGSTHYSTAVDMWSVGCIFAEMVRRQALFPGDSEFQQLLHVFRLLGTPTEKQWPGVTSLRDWHVYPQWEPQNLARAVPSLGPEGVDLLSKMLKYDPAERISAKVAMDHPYFDNLDKSQF; translated from the exons ATGGACAAGTATGAGAAGCTCGAGAAGGTGGGGGAAGGCACCTACGGCAAGGTCTACAAGGCTAAGGACAAAACCACTGGCCAACTCGTCGCTCTCAAGAAGACCAGACTTGAGATGGACGAGGAAGGCATTCCTCCCACCGCTCTCCGCGAGGTCTCCTTGCTTCAGATGCTCTCTCAATCTCTCTACGTCGTTCGTCTCCTCTCCGTAGAGTATGTCGACGCTAATGCCTCCGCTGCCGCCGATGATGATAAGGATAATTCCATTTCTAAGTCTAATCTCTACTTGGTCTTCGAGTACCTCGACACCGATCTCAAGAAGTTTATAGATTCTCACCGCAAATGCGCTAATCCTAGGCCTCTTTCTCCTGGTATTATTCAGAGCTTTCTCTTTCAGCTCTGTAAGGGCGTTGCCCATTGTCATAGCCATGGTGTCCTCCATCGTGATCTCAAGCCCCAGAACCTTCTGATAGATCAGGATAAGGGTGTTCTCAAGATCGCTGACCTTGGCCTTGGCCGTGCTTTCACCGTCCCTCTCAAAAGCTACACCCACGAGATTGTTACTCTCTGGTATCGGGCTCCCGAGGTCTTGCTCGGTTCCACTCATTACTCTACCGCTGTAGATATGTGGTCCGTTGGTTGCATATTCG CTGAAATGGTCAGAAGGCAAGCTCTGTTTCCTGGTGACTCTGAGTTTCAACAGTTGCTTCATGTTTTCAG ATTGTTGGGAACGCCAACTGAAAAGCAATGGCCAGGAGTAACTTCTCTGCGTGATTGGCATGTCTATCCACAATGGGAGCCCCAAAACCTGGCGCGCGCTGTTCCGTCACTGGGACCTGAGGGTGTTGACCTTCTATCG AAGATGCTTAAATATGATCCAGCTGAAAGGATATCAGCCAAAGTGGCTATGGATCATCCCTATTTTGACAATCTTGACAAGTCTCAATTTTAA
- the LOC110667706 gene encoding 2,3-bisphosphoglycerate-independent phosphoglycerate mutase, which produces MGSSGEFTWKLADHPKLPKGKIIAMVVLDGWGEAKPDKYNCIHVAETPTMDSFKKTAPEKWRLIRAHGTAVGLPTEDDMGNSEVGHNALGAGRIYAQGAKLVDLALASGKIFDGEGFKYIQESFASGTLHLIGLLSDGGVHSRLDQLQLLLKGAAEHGAKRIRVHVLTDGRDVIDGTSVGFVETLEKDLANLREKGVDAQIASGGGRMHVTMDRYENDWNVVKRGWDAQVLGEAPHKFRNAVEAVKKLREVPKANDQYLPPFVIVDENGKPVGPVVDGDAVVTFNFRADRMVMLAKALEYENFDKFERVRYPKIRYAGMLEYDGELKLPSHYLVSPPEIERTSGEYLVHNGVCTFACSETVKFGHVTFFWNGNRSGYFNPEMEEYVEIPSDVGITFNVKPKMKAIEIAEKARDAILGRKFHQVRVNLPNSDMVGHTGDIDATIVACKAADDAVKMIIDAIEQVGGIYVVTADHGNAEDMVKRDKSGKPAVDKSGNIQILTSHTLQPVPIAIGGPGLAPGVRFRNDVPSGGLANVAATVINLHGFEAPCDYEPTLIEVVD; this is translated from the exons ATGGGGAGCTCTGGAGAATTTACATGGAAGCTGGCAGATCATCCAAAGCTTCCCAAGGGGAAGATTATTGCAATGGTGGTTTTGGATGGTTGGGGTGAGGCTAAACCTGATAAATATAACTGTATCCATGTTGCTGAGACTCCCACCATGGACTCCTTCAAAAAG ACTGCTCCAGAGAAATGGAGATTGATTAGGGCTCATGGCACTGCTGTGGGTCTTCCGACTGAAGATGATATGGGCAACAGTGAAGTTGGTCACAACGCTCTTGGCGCTGGACGCATTTATGCTCAAGG CGCAAAGCTTGTTGACCTTGCTCTTGCCTCTGGAAAAATCTTTGATGGAGAGGGATTTAAGTACATACAGGAATCCTTTGCATCTGGTACTTTACACCTTATTGGCTTATTGAGTGATGGTGGTGTTCACTCCAGGCTTGATCAGTTGCAG TTGTTGCTAAAAGGTGCTGCTGAACATGGTGCTAAAAGAATACGAGTTCATGTTCTTACTGATGGACGCGATGTTATAGATGGTACAAGTGTTGGCTTTGTAGAAACTCTAGAGAAAGACCTTGCAAATTTACGTGAGAAAGGTGTTGATGCACAGATTGCATCTGGTGGAGGCCGCATGCATGTTACAATGGATCGTTATGAG AATGACTGGAATGTTGTGAAACGAGGATGGGATGCTCAGGTCCTTGGTGAAGCCCCACATAAGTTTCGGAATGCTGTTGAAGCTGTCAAGAAACTAAGAGAAGTTCCCAAAGCTAATGACCAGTACTTACCTCCTTTTGTCATTGTTGATGAGAATGGGAAGCCTGTGGGCCCAGTTGTGGATGGTGATGCTGTTGTCACATTCAACTTCCGTGCAGATCGTATGGTTATGCTTGCCAAGGCACTTGAATACGAGAATTTTGACAAATTTGAAAGAGTCAGATACCCTAAAATCCGTTATGCTGGAATGCTCGAGTATGATGGCGAGTTGAAGCTTCCAAGCCATTACCTTGTATCTCCTCCGGAGATAGAAAGAACATCTGGTGAATATTTAGTCCATAATGGTGTTTGCACGTTTGCTTGCAG TGAGACTGTGAAATTTGGTCATGTCACTTTCTTCTGGAATGGAAATCGTTCTGGATATTTTAATCCAGAAATGGAGGAATATGTTGAAATTCCCAGTGATGTTGGAATCACATTCAATGTCAAACCAAAGATGAAGGCAATAGAGATTGCAGAGAAGGCAAGGGATGCTATCCTTGGCCGCAAATTCCACCAG GTTCGTGTCAACCTACCAAATAGTGACATGGTTGGACATACAGGAGATATTGATGCCACAATTGTGGCATGCAAGGCTGCCGATGATGCTGTCAAG ATGATCATTGATGCTATAGAGCAAGTTGGTGGAATATATGTTGTTACTGCCGATCATGGCAATGCTGAGGACATGGTGAAGAGGGACAAGTCTGGGAAACCTGCTGTCGATAAGAGTGGCAACATTCAGATACTCACGTCTCACACCCTTCAGCCG GTGCCAATTGCCATTGGAGGCCCTGGATTGGCACCTGGTGTCAGGTTCCGCAACGATGTTCCCAGTGGTGGACTTGCTAATGTGGCTGCAACAGTGATTAATCTCCATGGGTTTGAGGCTCCTTGTGACTATGAGCCTACCCTGATTGAAGTAGTCGATTGA
- the LOC110667639 gene encoding protein LURP-one-related 8, which yields MTKVHPNIADTVIAPVAVEQTKLKSFANLEADGTVLTVWKKSLLFNCNGFTVFDAKGNLVFRVDNYMAGSGTKGEIILMDAGGKPLLTIRRKRLSLTDNWLVYNGETAVNPRFSMRKHVNILNNKSLAHLSSVTTGSRSSCNGKNIVYEIEGSYAQRTCAVYDENRRKVAEIKQKEAVGGVAFGVDVFRLIVGPKMDTSVAMAIVILLDQMFGSSRRFST from the exons ATGACGAAGGTACACCCTAACATCGCTGATACAGTCATAGCACCTGTTGCCGTCGAGCAGACGAAGCTCAAGTCTTTTGCCAACTTAGAGGCGGATGGAACTGTGTTAACTGTTTGGAAGAAGTCTTTGCTTTTCAACTGCAATGGCTTTACTGTGTTTGATGCCAAAGGGAACCTCGTTTTTAGAGTTGATAATTACATGGCTGGCTCTGGTACTAAAGGCGAGATCATTCTCATGGATGCCGGCGGCAAGCCTCTCCTCACCATTCGACGCAAG AGGCTGAGCTTAACGGACAACTGGCTGGTTTACAACGGAGAAACGGCGGTGAATCCCCGCTTCTCGATGAGGAAGCACGTGAACATCCTTAACAACAAGAGTTTGGCTCACTTGAGCTCAGTTACAACCGGTAGTAGAAGCTCTTGCAATGGAAAGAACATAGTATACGAAATAGAAGGATCGTACGCGCAACGGACCTGCGCGGTGTACGACGAGAATAGGAGGAAGGTCGCGGAGATTAAACAGAAAGAGGCGGTTGGAGGAGTGGCATTTGGAGTCGACGTGTTCCGGCTCATTGTAGGGCCGAAAATGGACACATCGGTGGCCATGGCTATCGTCATCCTCCTTGATCAGATGTTTGGTTCTTCTAGACGCTTCTCCACCTAA